A genomic segment from Tuwongella immobilis encodes:
- a CDS encoding ABC transporter permease subunit — MRASIVRLIAGREMRDLLRDRRTLFLVFGMPILLYPIFFGISIFLARSLGEQVTIIGVVGSEFLPPEWDRREPEPVSVLVGGLGQAERQRQSPDYPTIAFLLESRDQDNMLDLEATRTFRLAKLTSDDVAPLDAREVDVIVVIPETLQADLLAFRKPTIRVLGRPGDDVSKIGIRRVVGSLNDWALAIREIRFQRKGLPADFDDVLVIDDPIENRPALERTVEELRDSLVKFLPFLIIMWTMAGALHPAIDLTAGEKERGTMETLLISPAERLEIVAGKFLATCLFSYVSAVVNVVALAAGMMVLSLFLPNTLLSVPGLMWSLLFAVPLAMLFAAVSISLGTYARSTKEGQYYLIPLFMVTMPLAFYAMTPGMMLTWSNSLIPITGISLLLQSLMSPVPGPMPWGFFVPVTLSLAVSIALSLFWAVRQFRQESVLFREAEQFNLFAWIRQKLQDR, encoded by the coding sequence ATGCGAGCATCGATTGTTCGACTGATTGCGGGCCGGGAAATGCGCGATTTGTTGCGCGATCGCCGCACGTTGTTCCTCGTCTTTGGCATGCCGATTTTGCTCTACCCAATTTTTTTCGGTATCAGCATCTTTTTGGCCCGCAGTTTGGGCGAACAGGTCACCATCATTGGCGTTGTGGGAAGCGAATTTCTCCCGCCTGAGTGGGATCGCCGCGAACCCGAACCAGTGAGCGTCTTGGTGGGCGGACTCGGCCAAGCCGAACGCCAACGCCAATCGCCCGATTATCCGACCATCGCGTTTCTGTTGGAATCCCGCGATCAAGATAACATGCTGGATCTGGAAGCGACACGAACGTTCCGATTGGCGAAATTGACCAGCGACGATGTCGCGCCGTTGGACGCTCGGGAAGTCGATGTGATCGTCGTGATTCCCGAAACACTGCAAGCGGATCTGCTCGCGTTCCGCAAACCGACGATTCGCGTGCTGGGCCGACCGGGAGATGATGTCTCGAAAATCGGCATCCGCCGCGTGGTGGGGTCGCTCAATGACTGGGCACTGGCGATCCGTGAAATTCGCTTCCAACGCAAGGGGCTGCCGGCGGATTTCGACGATGTACTGGTGATCGATGACCCCATCGAAAATCGCCCGGCATTGGAGCGCACCGTCGAGGAACTCCGCGATTCGCTGGTGAAGTTTCTGCCGTTTCTGATCATCATGTGGACAATGGCGGGGGCACTGCATCCGGCCATCGACCTGACCGCCGGGGAGAAGGAGCGCGGCACCATGGAAACGCTGCTCATCAGCCCCGCCGAGCGTCTGGAAATTGTCGCGGGGAAATTCCTGGCCACCTGCCTATTCAGCTATGTCAGCGCGGTGGTCAATGTCGTCGCGCTGGCGGCGGGGATGATGGTGCTGTCGCTGTTTTTGCCGAATACGCTTCTGTCTGTGCCGGGGCTGATGTGGTCGCTGCTGTTTGCGGTGCCGTTGGCAATGCTGTTTGCGGCCGTGTCGATTTCGCTGGGCACCTACGCTCGCAGCACCAAAGAGGGGCAATATTACCTGATTCCGCTGTTTATGGTGACGATGCCGCTGGCGTTTTACGCGATGACACCGGGGATGATGCTGACCTGGAGCAACAGCCTGATTCCGATTACGGGAATTTCGCTGCTGCTGCAATCGCTGATGTCGCCAGTTCCCGGGCCAATGCCGTGGGGATTCTTCGTGCCGGTGACGCTGTCGCTGGCGGTGAGCATCGCGCTGAGCCTCTTTTGGGCCGTCCGACAATTTCGCCAGGAAAGTGTGCTGTTTCGTGAGGCGGAACAGTTCAATTTATTTGCGTGGATTCGTCAGAAACTTCAAGACCGTTGA
- a CDS encoding VOC family protein has translation MRHGPIVEIEVRDWQQSLLWYRDRLGLSVVMSDPPRGYVLLERAGLRLAIKHGTPTPGGIRIFWEVENLPQQIAMLEQHGVSPASPLKVSDEGYRRILLRDPDGYTIGLFDWLTPPTA, from the coding sequence ATGCGACACGGGCCGATCGTGGAAATCGAAGTGCGGGATTGGCAACAATCGCTGCTCTGGTATCGGGATCGGCTCGGCTTGTCGGTGGTGATGTCCGATCCTCCCCGTGGGTATGTTCTGTTGGAACGCGCTGGGCTTCGCCTGGCGATCAAACACGGGACACCCACGCCGGGAGGAATTCGCATTTTCTGGGAAGTCGAGAATCTCCCGCAACAAATCGCCATGCTGGAGCAGCATGGCGTCTCGCCTGCATCTCCGCTCAAAGTCAGCGACGAAGGCTATCGGCGCATCTTGCTCCGCGATCCCGATGGCTACACCATCGGCCTATTCGATTGGCTCACGCCACCGACTGCGTAA
- a CDS encoding beta-galactosidase trimerization domain-containing protein produces the protein MPCQSCRSHPRAIRWPVFALALGLMTLVASLARGEVVIAEGEQFTPTTENGWKVTHQDDTYGSHTYGGMWMTHGGCLGAAKDVVDAVAAQSITIPKAGAYRIWSKYQAPPYFNYLHRIEIIQGGKVVFSHDYGRKGTDRLWSFSGQSNELWWPWGTDHDTAEGSPNEVLLAAGPAAIRLTALKNPERGGDRFVDFVVLTTDLENRYQGFQPYSVGSPFTMEAFAASKLYVRFRNTTAKPAKLSLSRAGHYQPQYGGATMALPDQPIPAGEWSPWVNIGPFCRLVHDEGLTVSLPEASEIPLQFARDAAGNQSVGAVMARNQESVVIPIDVTWNPKATVKLARTHAEGLIAQAKTWRKASATKPKQLLFYGAFVGNEPWVHELKHTMGYNTILPDSYPHAARDDLHAHASSPDAIKQFANQYANKSKLKILSFGDEIHVGRINFQDAKQQAAFQQWIAQKKLTADELGVPPTQAKLTDKKDDGGRLLWYSNRFNEEQRFSEFRAMTELTEQLFGPEVLTGANYSPHHLALCYGPVYQWVDLFKYRGMSMLWAEDYIFSVPEVPQMVSWMFAQIRAGSKYHQLPIHFYVMPHAPGQTPENLRRNMLLSIGYGASHINSFWVGPPERFTENYINWHYPENYRVITESIHDTAAIETMQTTGKLRPAKVALILSQATDFHEARKMVDRSADPFTAQCKNAPKELNSILARKEQQYLYLALVQAGYAVDLITEDDIVDLGVLKNYQVVYQAGEWLDRRTVPLLEAWVKAGGSLVATAGLGLKNQYDQPEPAMAALLGITEARTDSNLAVIRTLLELPLADPIDQLKWNGKMIPAFGMRQRLSPIMQNGPTVIATWSDGSAAGVQRNLGQGTITAIGTTPGTSWMKSGLRVQPYARGGRHTVYNPTDFDASAADFVRLGLTSAKLNQEVTCSAPHVEAIPMDSPTGTLLTLVNWNNAPLKEITVTVRMPASPKEVRSIAGQRVIPHQFADGKVTFTIPLADADYVTLVK, from the coding sequence ATGCCGTGTCAATCTTGTCGATCCCACCCCCGAGCGATTCGTTGGCCTGTCTTTGCCCTTGCCCTTGGCCTGATGACGCTGGTGGCGTCGCTGGCGCGGGGCGAAGTGGTGATTGCCGAGGGGGAACAATTCACTCCCACCACCGAAAACGGCTGGAAAGTGACCCACCAAGATGACACCTACGGCAGCCATACCTATGGCGGCATGTGGATGACGCATGGGGGTTGCCTGGGTGCGGCCAAGGATGTCGTGGATGCGGTGGCAGCCCAATCGATCACGATTCCCAAGGCCGGCGCGTACCGAATCTGGAGCAAATACCAAGCTCCGCCGTACTTCAACTACCTGCACCGCATTGAGATTATTCAGGGCGGAAAAGTCGTGTTCAGTCACGATTACGGTCGCAAAGGCACGGATCGGCTCTGGAGTTTCTCGGGACAAAGCAACGAGTTGTGGTGGCCCTGGGGGACCGATCACGACACCGCGGAAGGGTCACCGAATGAGGTGCTGCTGGCGGCGGGTCCGGCGGCGATTCGCTTGACCGCGCTCAAGAATCCCGAACGTGGCGGCGACCGATTTGTCGATTTCGTTGTGCTGACGACCGATCTGGAGAATCGCTATCAGGGATTCCAGCCGTATTCGGTGGGTTCGCCGTTCACAATGGAAGCCTTCGCAGCGTCGAAATTGTACGTCCGCTTTCGCAATACCACCGCGAAACCCGCGAAATTGTCGCTTTCCCGTGCGGGGCACTATCAGCCGCAATACGGCGGCGCAACGATGGCACTGCCCGATCAGCCGATTCCCGCCGGGGAATGGTCTCCGTGGGTGAACATCGGCCCATTCTGCCGGTTGGTCCACGATGAAGGCTTGACCGTTTCATTGCCGGAAGCCAGCGAGATTCCGCTGCAGTTCGCCCGCGACGCCGCCGGAAATCAATCGGTTGGCGCGGTGATGGCCCGGAATCAGGAATCGGTGGTGATTCCGATTGATGTGACTTGGAATCCGAAGGCGACGGTGAAACTGGCCCGCACCCATGCCGAGGGGCTGATTGCCCAGGCGAAAACCTGGCGAAAAGCGAGCGCCACCAAGCCCAAACAACTGCTGTTCTACGGTGCCTTCGTGGGTAATGAGCCATGGGTGCATGAGCTGAAGCATACCATGGGATACAACACGATTCTGCCGGATTCGTACCCACACGCCGCTCGGGATGACCTGCATGCCCACGCGTCCAGCCCCGATGCCATCAAGCAGTTCGCCAATCAATATGCGAATAAATCCAAGCTGAAAATTCTCAGCTTCGGCGATGAAATTCACGTTGGCCGCATCAACTTCCAAGACGCGAAACAACAAGCCGCGTTCCAGCAATGGATCGCCCAAAAGAAGCTCACCGCCGATGAGTTGGGCGTGCCCCCCACTCAGGCCAAACTGACGGACAAAAAAGACGATGGCGGCCGCTTGCTGTGGTATTCCAACCGCTTCAACGAAGAACAACGCTTCTCCGAATTCCGCGCCATGACGGAACTCACGGAACAACTCTTCGGCCCCGAAGTGCTCACCGGCGCGAACTACTCGCCACACCATTTGGCGCTGTGCTACGGCCCGGTGTATCAATGGGTGGACCTGTTCAAATATCGCGGTATGAGCATGTTGTGGGCGGAAGATTACATCTTCAGCGTGCCGGAAGTGCCGCAGATGGTGTCATGGATGTTCGCCCAGATACGAGCGGGGTCGAAATATCATCAATTGCCGATTCATTTCTATGTGATGCCGCACGCCCCCGGGCAGACGCCGGAGAATCTGCGGCGGAATATGCTGCTCTCCATTGGCTACGGGGCATCGCATATCAATTCGTTCTGGGTGGGACCGCCGGAACGCTTCACGGAAAATTACATCAACTGGCACTACCCGGAGAATTACCGGGTGATTACCGAATCGATCCACGATACGGCGGCCATCGAAACGATGCAGACCACGGGCAAACTTCGCCCGGCGAAAGTGGCGCTGATTCTCAGCCAAGCGACGGATTTCCACGAAGCCCGCAAGATGGTCGATCGCTCGGCCGATCCGTTCACCGCACAGTGCAAAAACGCCCCCAAGGAATTAAATTCGATTCTCGCCCGCAAGGAGCAGCAATATCTGTACCTGGCGTTGGTGCAAGCGGGGTATGCGGTCGATCTCATCACGGAAGATGATATCGTCGATCTGGGCGTGCTGAAGAATTATCAGGTGGTTTACCAAGCGGGCGAATGGCTGGACCGTCGCACGGTGCCGCTGTTGGAAGCCTGGGTGAAAGCGGGCGGGTCGCTGGTGGCCACAGCGGGGCTGGGGCTGAAGAATCAATACGATCAGCCCGAACCGGCCATGGCCGCTCTGCTGGGCATCACCGAAGCCCGCACCGATAGCAACCTGGCGGTGATTCGCACGTTGCTGGAACTCCCGTTGGCCGATCCCATTGACCAACTGAAGTGGAACGGCAAGATGATTCCGGCCTTTGGTATGCGGCAGCGACTCTCGCCGATCATGCAGAACGGCCCCACTGTCATCGCCACTTGGAGCGACGGCAGCGCAGCGGGCGTCCAACGCAACCTCGGCCAGGGAACCATCACCGCCATCGGCACCACTCCCGGCACCTCGTGGATGAAATCCGGCTTGCGGGTGCAACCCTATGCTCGCGGCGGTCGGCACACGGTCTACAATCCCACCGACTTTGATGCCTCTGCCGCCGACTTCGTCCGACTTGGCCTGACTTCGGCGAAGCTAAATCAGGAAGTCACCTGCTCCGCACCGCATGTGGAAGCCATTCCCATGGATTCCCCCACCGGCACGCTGCTGACGCTGGTGAATTGGAACAACGCACCGCTGAAGGAAATCACCGTCACGGTGCGGATGCCGGCTTCGCCCAAGGAAGTCCGCAGTATCGCCGGGCAGAGGGTGATTCCGCATCAATTTGCCGATGGAAAAGTGACATTCACGATTCCCTTGGCAGATGCGGATTATGTCACTCTGGTGAAGTAA